Proteins from one Chroococcidiopsis sp. CCMEE 29 genomic window:
- a CDS encoding ArsA family ATPase → MSLILTFLGKGGVGRTTVAIAAAKRLASQGKRVLLAASDSELAFGLLLNAPLTPDPQELESNLQVLQFKTSLLLERNWEEVKKLEAQYLRTPLIKEVYGQELVVLPGMDKALELNAIREYDASSRYDVIVYDGSGDSTFLRMLGMPESLSWYSRRFGKLLKDSDLGRTVSPFLQPLISTIFNVSWTGDNLDQPTSKVTNILEQGKEALADPKRLAAYLVTTVDPAAIATARYLWGSAQQIGLTVNGVILNSATMTETFSADFSPLSVNAIPHCPPGDWQPLMDALPDFTQAPQVPKPIEFDIAARQVRLFLPGFDKKQVKLTQSGPEVTIEAGDQRRNIFLPPGLSGRTVTGAKFQQSYLIISF, encoded by the coding sequence ATGTCCCTGATATTGACATTTTTAGGCAAAGGTGGTGTTGGACGCACAACAGTAGCGATCGCGGCAGCCAAGCGATTGGCAAGCCAGGGAAAGCGCGTCCTCCTAGCAGCAAGTGACTCCGAACTAGCCTTCGGTTTGCTACTCAACGCCCCCCTGACTCCCGACCCCCAGGAACTGGAATCCAATCTCCAAGTCCTGCAGTTCAAAACATCTCTGCTTTTGGAACGCAACTGGGAGGAAGTGAAAAAACTGGAGGCACAATACCTCCGCACACCGCTGATCAAAGAAGTCTACGGTCAAGAACTGGTTGTGTTGCCAGGAATGGACAAAGCATTGGAACTCAATGCCATCCGGGAGTATGACGCTAGCAGCAGGTATGACGTTATTGTCTACGATGGCAGCGGCGATTCCACCTTCCTGCGGATGCTAGGAATGCCAGAAAGTCTCAGTTGGTACAGCCGCAGGTTTGGTAAGTTATTAAAAGACTCTGACCTGGGGAGAACTGTTTCACCTTTCCTCCAACCCCTAATTAGCACCATATTCAACGTTAGTTGGACTGGTGATAACTTAGACCAACCCACCAGCAAAGTCACCAATATCCTAGAGCAGGGCAAGGAGGCTCTTGCCGACCCTAAACGCCTTGCTGCCTACTTGGTGACCACTGTCGATCCAGCAGCGATCGCTACCGCTCGTTATTTGTGGGGTAGCGCCCAACAAATCGGTCTAACCGTTAATGGCGTTATTCTTAATTCCGCCACCATGACCGAAACATTTTCAGCTGACTTTTCTCCTCTGTCTGTCAATGCTATTCCCCATTGCCCACCTGGGGACTGGCAACCACTGATGGATGCCTTGCCTGATTTCACGCAAGCACCGCAGGTTCCTAAACCAATTGAGTTTGATATTGCAGCTCGTCAAGTGCGCCTATTCCTGCCTGGATTCGATAAAAAGCAGGTTAAATTAACCCAGTCTGGACCCGAAGTAACGATAGAAGCAGGCGATCAGCGACGTAATATCTTTCTCCCCCCAGGTTTGAGTGGCAGAACAGTTACAGGAGCAAAGTTTCAGCAGAGTTATCTGATAATTTCGTTTTAA
- the chlG gene encoding chlorophyll synthase ChlG: MSNSNPSLPDSNPEAAAERTEAAAEVNINSNRAAPLNTTRRVINRQLLGMKGATPGETSIWKIRLQLMKPITWIPLMWGVVCGAASSGNYTWTLENVLMAATCMLLAGPLLAGYVQILNDFYDRELDAINEPYRPIPSGAISIPQVITQVWVLLLTGLAVAFTLDRWAGHEFPTITAIAIGGCFLGYIYSAPPLKLKRNGWLGGYALGASYIAIPWWTGHALFGDLNWTIVILTLIYSLAGLGISVVNDFKSVEGDRQLGLKSLPVMFGVTTAAWICVAMIDLFQAGIAVYLIGIHENLYATLLLLLVIPQITFQDMYFLRDPLNNDVKYQASAQPFLVLGMLVTGLALGHAGV, translated from the coding sequence ATGTCAAACTCAAATCCCTCTCTTCCAGACTCTAACCCAGAGGCGGCTGCTGAGCGCACAGAGGCGGCGGCTGAGGTGAATATTAACTCCAACAGGGCAGCTCCCCTAAATACCACTCGTAGGGTGATAAATAGGCAGTTGCTGGGCATGAAGGGGGCAACCCCGGGTGAAACCTCGATCTGGAAAATTCGCCTCCAGTTGATGAAACCGATCACCTGGATTCCTTTGATGTGGGGCGTAGTGTGTGGTGCGGCTTCTTCTGGCAACTACACCTGGACCCTGGAAAATGTGCTGATGGCAGCAACTTGTATGTTACTAGCAGGACCTTTGTTGGCAGGCTATGTCCAAATCCTGAATGATTTCTATGATCGCGAACTTGATGCGATCAATGAACCTTACCGCCCGATTCCCTCTGGCGCAATTTCCATTCCGCAGGTGATTACACAGGTTTGGGTGCTGCTATTGACCGGACTTGCCGTTGCCTTTACCCTTGATCGCTGGGCTGGTCATGAATTTCCAACAATCACAGCGATCGCGATCGGTGGTTGTTTCCTCGGCTATATCTATTCTGCTCCACCACTAAAACTGAAGCGGAATGGTTGGCTCGGTGGCTATGCCTTAGGCGCTAGTTACATTGCTATACCTTGGTGGACTGGTCATGCTCTGTTTGGTGACTTGAATTGGACGATTGTGATTCTCACCTTGATTTACAGTTTGGCTGGCTTGGGAATTTCCGTAGTGAATGATTTCAAAAGTGTGGAAGGCGATCGCCAGCTGGGTTTAAAGTCATTACCAGTTATGTTTGGTGTCACCACAGCTGCTTGGATCTGTGTGGCGATGATCGATCTATTTCAAGCAGGAATTGCGGTCTATCTGATCGGCATTCACGAGAACCTCTACGCTACACTACTGCTGCTGCTCGTCATTCCTCAAATTACTTTCCAGGATATGTATTTCCTGCGCGACCCCCTGAATAATGATGTCAAATACCAGGCAAGCGCCCAACCCTTCTTGGTTCTGGGGATGCTCGTCACTGGTTTAGCATTGGGTCATGCAGGTGTTTAA
- a CDS encoding ChaN family lipoprotein, with protein MRLFINKRRLRQLTQLFVCYLLGIFLFCTQSVNAQKVANSCRPQFVLPEISNIDPTEFEGTCENPRESITTSQAALQELAQADVVYLGETHDRPADRKNQLQIIQELQRQNPKIAIAMEMFQRPYQGVLNRYLAGQLSEQELVEQSEYNQRWGFPWEHYAPILRFAKEKQLPVLALNTPAEVTRQVARAGLKSLTPEQRQFIPPFTEIRTDNAEYRQLVTNAFRQHQHANHGYSADFEQFFLAQVLWDETMAERIAQFVKANPDYQVVVLAGRGHIVYGYGIPSRVARRLKDKQLVQRSILLSRPKDTSANTNKPIADFIWEK; from the coding sequence ATGAGACTGTTTATTAACAAGCGGCGATTGCGCCAGTTGACGCAGTTGTTTGTTTGTTACTTGTTGGGTATTTTTTTGTTTTGCACCCAATCAGTTAATGCCCAAAAAGTTGCAAATTCTTGCCGCCCCCAATTCGTTTTACCGGAGATATCAAATATAGATCCGACAGAATTTGAGGGCACTTGTGAAAATCCGAGGGAGAGTATTACTACTTCCCAAGCGGCTTTACAAGAATTAGCACAGGCAGATGTGGTGTATTTAGGGGAAACTCACGATCGCCCAGCAGATCGCAAAAATCAGTTGCAAATTATTCAGGAACTCCAGCGGCAAAATCCGAAAATAGCGATCGCGATGGAAATGTTCCAGCGCCCTTATCAAGGTGTCCTCAACCGCTACTTAGCAGGGCAATTGAGTGAGCAAGAGTTAGTGGAGCAAAGCGAGTATAACCAAAGGTGGGGTTTTCCTTGGGAACACTATGCCCCTATCCTGCGGTTTGCGAAGGAAAAACAATTGCCAGTTTTAGCCTTGAATACTCCCGCAGAGGTGACACGTCAAGTAGCCCGTGCTGGGTTAAAGAGTTTGACACCAGAACAGCGGCAGTTTATTCCTCCCTTCACAGAAATTCGTACCGACAATGCGGAGTATCGTCAACTCGTAACAAATGCTTTTCGGCAACATCAACATGCAAACCATGGTTATAGTGCCGATTTTGAGCAGTTTTTTCTCGCTCAGGTACTTTGGGATGAAACGATGGCAGAAAGAATTGCCCAATTTGTCAAGGCTAATCCAGATTATCAAGTAGTGGTATTAGCTGGGCGAGGACATATTGTTTATGGTTATGGTATTCCCAGTCGTGTCGCCCGTCGCCTGAAAGATAAACAGCTGGTTCAGCGTTCAATATTACTCAGTCGTCCTAAAGATACCTCAGCTAACACTAACAAGCCGATAGCTGACTTCATTTGGGAAAAATAG
- a CDS encoding VanZ family protein codes for MNQRKPTSRASTTDLNHPVFKLAPQIFISSILLVIIATLFPFNFSFEDSFSFQELLDNFNNSTNLTDQISNVLLFMPLGFGLTCLLHKRRLGVTAKLATVIFISFGLSLTVEVVQSFLPSRHPTPADIFNNTVGGFVGFLCFYLWKSTIFSHVLVLIKRTKVRLSSKALIAIFIGYIALAFLISIPWQSATTLSNWDLNFPLLLGNERTGDRPWQGYVSQVYIADRAISKEQVGRLFSDQDSSAVIGDSLLGSYQLMGEGNYQDQTGYLPDLSWQGQPPDAQNQAGVFLSSSHWLATDTSVTPINQRIRETSQFTLGATVATADLVQMGPARIVSLSSNTAERNFTLGQDGNDLVFRLRTPINGKNAAYFSQVVPGIFTDPNPHHIVVTYTGSVLQVYIDSLQNVYSFDVLELISKRERILYYGLMFFPLGALLALITTLAQGQPIFSVFLYSGILLPALIVEGILASGSNRSVSLENLLLGILITAITLVVFKIQVPLEQRKGNTV; via the coding sequence ATGAATCAACGCAAGCCGACTAGCAGGGCATCGACAACCGATTTAAATCACCCAGTTTTCAAATTAGCTCCTCAGATATTCATTAGCAGCATTCTGCTAGTTATTATTGCCACACTATTCCCATTCAATTTTTCCTTTGAAGATAGTTTTTCCTTTCAAGAGCTTCTCGACAATTTCAATAATTCAACGAATTTAACCGATCAGATCAGCAATGTATTGTTGTTCATGCCCTTAGGATTCGGACTAACTTGTCTATTGCATAAAAGAAGATTGGGAGTAACAGCAAAACTTGCAACAGTTATATTTATCAGCTTTGGTTTATCGTTAACAGTTGAAGTTGTACAATCGTTCCTGCCTTCAAGGCATCCAACTCCTGCTGATATTTTTAATAATACTGTTGGTGGTTTTGTAGGTTTTCTCTGCTTTTATTTATGGAAGTCTACAATCTTTAGTCACGTCTTGGTCCTGATAAAAAGAACTAAAGTTCGCCTGTCTAGCAAGGCATTAATAGCAATTTTTATTGGATACATCGCCCTGGCTTTTCTAATTTCGATTCCTTGGCAAAGTGCTACAACACTTAGCAACTGGGATTTAAATTTCCCGCTACTCCTTGGCAACGAACGTACAGGAGATCGACCTTGGCAGGGATATGTTTCTCAAGTCTATATCGCCGATAGAGCCATCTCAAAAGAGCAGGTAGGACGGCTATTTTCTGATCAAGACTCCTCTGCTGTTATCGGAGATTCTCTTTTAGGTTCTTATCAACTGATGGGTGAAGGAAATTACCAAGACCAGACAGGATATCTTCCAGATTTATCTTGGCAGGGTCAGCCGCCTGACGCTCAAAATCAAGCAGGTGTTTTTCTGAGTTCTAGTCATTGGCTAGCAACAGACACTTCTGTTACCCCTATCAACCAAAGGATACGCGAAACCTCTCAATTTACCTTAGGAGCTACCGTTGCCACTGCCGATCTAGTACAAATGGGACCTGCTCGAATTGTCTCACTTTCAAGCAATACTGCAGAGCGCAATTTTACACTTGGACAAGATGGCAATGACCTAGTTTTTCGGCTGCGAACGCCTATCAATGGCAAAAATGCAGCATATTTCAGCCAAGTTGTTCCAGGTATTTTTACAGACCCTAATCCCCATCATATAGTCGTCACTTATACTGGCTCAGTTCTTCAGGTCTACATAGACAGTTTACAAAATGTTTACTCCTTTGACGTGCTGGAACTGATCTCAAAAAGAGAAAGAATTCTCTACTATGGATTGATGTTTTTTCCATTGGGCGCTCTATTAGCCCTCATAACTACCCTGGCACAAGGGCAGCCGATATTCTCTGTTTTTCTTTATAGTGGAATATTATTACCAGCTCTGATTGTAGAAGGGATTTTGGCGAGTGGCAGCAATAGGAGCGTAAGCTTGGAGAACCTGTTACTTGGCATATTAATTACGGCTATTACGCTGGTGGTATTTAAAATCCAGGTTCCATTGGAGCAGAGGAAAGGCAATACTGTGTAA
- a CDS encoding ABC transporter permease, whose protein sequence is MRRVVRKASKVRRLLPVPELWWEKLDLLGILVRRELEARYKGSILGNLWPLLNQLSQLLILTYVFSIVLRVKLSLEGLPANNFTFGLWLFAGLVPWTAFLNGFLPAASSVINQPNLVKKVVFPLALLPLVPVCAAFVESSLGLMVLILLVGIMTQMVHITLWLLPLVWIPQLLLTAGLGYLAAGLTVFLRDVPQTLGVLINLWFYATPIIYPASMIPEGWRDWVFWLNPMTVIVEVHRDLILKGEVQHWGEWGVAAVVSAVVFYVGLLVYRRLRPAFADVL, encoded by the coding sequence ATGAGAAGAGTTGTCCGCAAGGCTAGTAAAGTCAGGCGCTTGCTGCCAGTGCCTGAGCTTTGGTGGGAGAAACTAGACTTACTGGGGATACTAGTGCGGCGGGAACTAGAAGCAAGATACAAAGGCTCAATTTTGGGCAATTTGTGGCCTTTGCTAAATCAGCTGTCGCAGTTACTGATTCTTACTTATGTATTTTCCATTGTACTTAGGGTGAAGCTGAGCCTGGAAGGATTACCAGCAAACAATTTTACGTTCGGACTATGGCTATTTGCCGGATTAGTGCCTTGGACAGCATTCTTAAATGGATTTTTACCGGCGGCATCATCCGTCATTAACCAACCCAATTTAGTTAAGAAAGTAGTGTTTCCGCTGGCACTGTTGCCGTTAGTACCAGTCTGTGCTGCGTTTGTTGAAAGTTCCCTGGGATTGATGGTGTTGATTTTACTAGTGGGAATAATGACGCAGATGGTTCATATTACACTTTGGTTGCTACCACTAGTATGGATACCCCAGTTATTATTAACAGCTGGCTTAGGTTACCTAGCGGCTGGATTAACAGTGTTTCTGCGGGATGTGCCACAGACATTGGGAGTTTTGATAAATCTGTGGTTTTATGCAACGCCAATTATTTATCCGGCATCGATGATTCCAGAAGGATGGCGAGATTGGGTATTTTGGTTGAATCCGATGACGGTGATCGTAGAGGTACATCGAGACTTAATCCTAAAAGGAGAAGTGCAGCACTGGGGAGAATGGGGAGTTGCTGCCGTGGTGTCTGCAGTAGTTTTTTATGTTGGCTTACTGGTTTATCGACGTTTGCGTCCTGCATTTGCTGACGTACTTTAG
- a CDS encoding Uma2 family endonuclease — MFITSQQLEAQMPDATQLLSDEPEMESSLHYMQLLLLVTCLEWLWRDRNDFFIGANLTIYFSRQQLKHRDFRGPDFFLVTGTQKYPRNSWVVWEEDGRYPDLIIELLSDSTANVDRTVKKQLYQNQFRTPEYFWFSPSDLEFAGFRLVGNQYQEIAGDERGWCWSEVLGLYLGVEAGKLRYFTLNGDLVLTPEEAAQKEQQRAEQERQRAEQIEQMLEEERSRRIQLEEHMRSLGLEPDN; from the coding sequence ATGTTTATCACATCACAACAGCTAGAAGCTCAAATGCCAGATGCCACCCAGTTGTTAAGCGATGAGCCAGAAATGGAAAGTTCGTTGCACTATATGCAGTTACTACTGCTAGTGACTTGTCTGGAATGGCTATGGCGCGATCGGAATGATTTTTTCATCGGTGCAAATCTGACAATTTATTTTAGTCGGCAGCAGCTAAAACATCGAGATTTCCGGGGACCAGATTTTTTCTTAGTTACGGGGACACAAAAGTACCCGCGCAATTCCTGGGTAGTGTGGGAAGAAGATGGTCGGTATCCTGATTTAATTATTGAATTGCTTTCTGACTCGACAGCTAACGTTGACCGGACAGTGAAAAAGCAGTTGTATCAAAACCAGTTTCGGACACCGGAATATTTTTGGTTTTCACCTAGCGATTTAGAGTTTGCCGGTTTTAGGCTAGTAGGCAATCAGTATCAGGAAATTGCGGGAGATGAACGGGGTTGGTGCTGGAGTGAGGTGCTAGGTCTGTATCTAGGAGTAGAGGCGGGTAAACTGCGCTATTTTACTTTAAATGGGGATTTGGTACTTACACCGGAGGAAGCAGCACAAAAAGAGCAGCAACGAGCTGAGCAGGAGCGGCAACGAGCTGAGCAAATAGAGCAGATGCTGGAGGAGGAACGCAGTCGGAGAATTCAACTGGAGGAGCACATGCGATCGCTAGGGCTTGAGCCAGATAATTAA
- a CDS encoding DUF2862 domain-containing protein: protein MEIGQKVKVYRLRDRVSPPIIKRLGQVGTITAFKMLDGSNVGLVVQFDDNFATWFFEDELKAMQ from the coding sequence ATGGAAATCGGACAAAAAGTCAAAGTTTACCGTCTCAGAGACCGCGTATCCCCCCCTATCATTAAACGGCTAGGTCAAGTTGGCACCATTACAGCCTTCAAAATGCTCGACGGTAGCAACGTTGGTTTGGTAGTACAGTTTGACGACAACTTTGCCACCTGGTTTTTTGAAGATGAACTCAAAGCTATGCAGTAG
- a CDS encoding ABC transporter ATP-binding protein produces MGEEIAISLKHVSKVYKRYARPVDRLKEILLPGKSRADEFWALRDISLEVPRGQTIGILGQNGSGKSTLLQIIAGTLTPTTGEVKVNGRLSALLELGSGFNPEFTGKQNVFFNGRMLGLSQEEIENKFDEIAAFADIGDFLDQPVKTYSSGMYVRLAFSVAINVNPDILIVDEALAVGDARFQQRCMTRINQLRNEGVSILFVSHDADAVKRLCDQAVVLEKGKIVNQGLALQMVNWYLALITVDFNLEKLREIEESSKKRDELLPLQANGNDLEAINALNLNERSSKSQLNSFTKQMAVSDKKSDFEKLNVNNNYASLPEFKYFRHGDGNARIKNIILKNSQGQEVDYVYLGEEVKVYVEVEFLSNQHEYLIGILVRDRLGTDIVGINTYQERLQLPKVAKGEKFFYCFSFPIHIKPGAYSISPSVAYDQYSLKWLDWIDNALVFRVIDMEAKRMVFGIYHPPNRDLEIIKVAEG; encoded by the coding sequence ATGGGTGAAGAAATTGCAATTTCTTTGAAGCATGTCTCAAAGGTATATAAACGATATGCCCGTCCGGTGGATAGGTTGAAGGAGATCTTGCTACCAGGAAAAAGTAGAGCAGATGAATTTTGGGCACTACGAGACATCAGCCTGGAAGTTCCAAGGGGACAGACAATAGGAATTTTAGGGCAAAATGGTTCTGGCAAAAGTACGTTATTACAAATTATCGCTGGCACATTAACACCAACAACAGGTGAGGTAAAAGTTAATGGTCGCCTTTCAGCGTTATTAGAACTAGGTAGTGGCTTCAACCCAGAATTTACTGGAAAACAAAATGTTTTTTTTAATGGCAGAATGTTGGGGCTGAGTCAAGAAGAAATTGAAAATAAATTTGATGAAATTGCTGCCTTTGCTGATATTGGAGACTTTCTAGACCAGCCAGTTAAAACTTATTCCAGTGGGATGTATGTTCGACTAGCTTTTTCTGTTGCCATTAATGTTAATCCAGATATCTTGATAGTAGATGAAGCACTAGCTGTTGGTGATGCTCGATTTCAGCAGCGCTGTATGACGCGGATTAATCAATTACGTAATGAGGGTGTTTCTATTCTATTTGTTAGTCATGATGCTGATGCAGTCAAGCGCCTGTGCGATCAAGCCGTTGTTCTGGAAAAAGGTAAAATAGTCAACCAAGGTTTGGCACTGCAAATGGTAAATTGGTATCTTGCATTAATAACTGTAGATTTTAACTTAGAAAAGTTACGTGAAATTGAGGAATCATCAAAAAAACGAGATGAATTGCTGCCACTACAAGCGAATGGGAATGATTTAGAAGCAATAAATGCATTAAATTTGAATGAAAGAAGTAGTAAAAGTCAGCTAAATAGCTTTACTAAGCAAATGGCAGTAAGTGATAAAAAGTCTGATTTTGAAAAGCTTAATGTTAATAATAACTATGCAAGCTTGCCAGAATTTAAATATTTTCGTCACGGGGATGGTAATGCCAGAATTAAAAATATAATACTCAAAAACAGTCAAGGTCAAGAGGTTGATTATGTTTACTTAGGGGAAGAAGTCAAGGTTTATGTTGAAGTAGAATTTTTGAGTAACCAGCATGAGTATCTAATTGGTATTTTGGTGCGAGATAGGCTAGGTACAGATATTGTTGGCATTAACACTTATCAAGAAAGACTGCAGTTGCCTAAGGTAGCTAAAGGCGAAAAATTTTTCTATTGTTTCAGTTTTCCTATTCATATCAAGCCTGGGGCTTATAGTATTTCACCTTCAGTTGCTTACGATCAATATAGTTTAAAATGGCTTGATTGGATTGATAATGCTTTAGTATTTCGCGTAATAGATATGGAAGCAAAACGAATGGTTTTTGGAATTTATCATCCACCAAATAGAGATTTAGAAATTATTAAAGTAGCTGAAGGATGA
- a CDS encoding cupin domain-containing protein encodes MLVQKLNACPEFLAGDSTHLRELLHPDKQPLELRYSLAHATLPVGETSQPHSLKTSEVYYILSGRGEMHIEDETQLVEPGDAVYIPPNAQQFIYNCGSEPLVFICIVDPAWRQEDETVY; translated from the coding sequence ATGCTGGTTCAAAAACTCAACGCTTGTCCCGAATTTCTTGCTGGGGATAGCACTCACCTGAGAGAACTACTACACCCTGACAAGCAACCGCTGGAGTTACGTTATAGTTTGGCTCATGCAACTTTGCCAGTCGGAGAAACTTCCCAACCTCACTCGCTGAAAACGTCAGAGGTTTATTACATCCTCAGTGGTAGGGGGGAAATGCATATTGAAGATGAAACTCAGCTAGTTGAACCAGGGGATGCAGTGTACATTCCTCCCAATGCGCAGCAATTTATTTACAACTGTGGCAGTGAACCGCTGGTATTTATCTGTATTGTTGACCCAGCTTGGCGCCAAGAAGATGAGACTGTTTATTAA
- a CDS encoding inositol monophosphatase family protein: MTDFWTTVLDFAQDTTARVGTQLLKDFGHVQAAQKPDGSLVTQADKWADREIQDAIASTFDGYGILSEEGDHIFPDREWCWVIDPLDGTTNFTRGIPIWAISLGLLYRGTPVFGYIYLPPLAQSFHGFWPGSSGLTTPTGAFLNHHPIYTSTDSPSSNHFFNLCSRSTSVIQKGFPCKIRMLGVASYNFLTVAAGATLGGVEASPKIWDIAAAWAIVQAAGGTWVSLKSEPVFPLVPGTDYGDRPYPTLAVSRSELVPVFQPFLHSVKR, translated from the coding sequence ATGACTGATTTCTGGACTACCGTTCTTGACTTCGCCCAAGATACCACTGCCCGAGTGGGAACTCAGCTATTGAAAGATTTTGGGCACGTGCAGGCTGCCCAAAAGCCAGATGGGAGTTTAGTGACACAAGCAGATAAGTGGGCGGATCGGGAAATTCAAGATGCGATCGCTTCCACTTTTGATGGCTACGGCATTTTGAGTGAAGAGGGCGATCATATTTTTCCCGATCGGGAATGGTGCTGGGTGATTGACCCGCTAGATGGCACTACTAACTTTACACGGGGAATTCCGATTTGGGCAATTTCGCTGGGGTTGCTTTACCGAGGAACGCCAGTCTTTGGTTACATTTACCTGCCGCCGCTAGCACAAAGCTTTCATGGTTTCTGGCCAGGTTCATCTGGGTTAACCACACCAACTGGAGCATTTCTCAATCACCACCCAATTTACACCAGCACTGATTCTCCCAGCAGTAATCACTTTTTTAACCTCTGTTCCCGGAGTACCTCTGTTATCCAGAAAGGCTTTCCTTGCAAAATCAGGATGCTAGGGGTTGCTAGTTATAACTTCCTTACTGTTGCCGCTGGTGCCACACTTGGCGGAGTTGAAGCTTCGCCTAAAATTTGGGATATTGCTGCAGCTTGGGCAATCGTCCAGGCTGCAGGTGGAACCTGGGTGTCGCTGAAATCAGAGCCAGTGTTTCCGTTAGTGCCTGGGACAGATTATGGCGATCGCCCTTACCCAACTTTAGCAGTTAGCCGCTCCGAGCTAGTGCCGGTGTTTCAACCGTTCCTGCACTCCGTCAAGCGATGA
- a CDS encoding BCD family MFS transporter: MATSNSPGSSSSQLLNSDPPPKINLLTMFRLGLFQMGLGIMSILTLGVLNRIMIKELAIPATLVAGTIAMHQFVAPARLWFGQLSDAKPLRGYHRSGYVWIGTALFAIASFLAVQATWQLSNSLAVSGWTITTYGWVGLLAGIFALYGLALSSSSTPFAALLVDVSDEDNRSKLVGIVWSMLMVGIVVGAIISARLLPAPATCQEAVGPVISLYNRPDQLAFLQTSINRLFLLMPAAVFGLSVLSIVGIEKKYSRYTSRSMLVNREDKITLPRAIKVLTASRQTGLFFTFLLVMTISLFMQEAVMEPYGGEVFGMCVSDTTRLNAFWGTGTLVGISSTGFLIVPRLGKQKTAQLGCLTVAISLGLVIISGFTANPRLLQGSLLVFGLASGITTTGAISLMLDLTAAETAGTFIGAWGLAQALARAVATVSGGAVLDVGKQLFSQPVLSYGLVFTLQAVGMILAIWFLSRVDVAEFQTNAKQAIASVLESELD, translated from the coding sequence ATGGCGACCAGCAATTCACCCGGTTCCTCGTCAAGCCAGTTGCTAAACTCCGATCCACCTCCCAAAATCAACCTGTTAACTATGTTCCGCCTGGGTTTATTCCAGATGGGGCTAGGTATCATGTCAATTCTGACACTGGGAGTGCTCAACCGCATCATGATTAAGGAGCTAGCAATTCCAGCTACATTGGTGGCGGGGACGATCGCAATGCACCAGTTCGTTGCCCCAGCGCGACTGTGGTTTGGGCAGTTGTCTGACGCTAAACCGCTCCGAGGTTATCACCGTAGTGGTTATGTCTGGATTGGTACGGCTTTGTTTGCGATCGCCTCCTTTTTAGCTGTACAAGCAACCTGGCAGTTGAGCAACAGTTTAGCTGTTAGCGGTTGGACAATTACCACCTATGGCTGGGTGGGATTGCTGGCAGGAATTTTTGCTTTATACGGGCTAGCGCTTAGTTCCAGTTCTACACCCTTTGCTGCTTTATTAGTAGACGTTTCCGATGAGGATAACCGTTCTAAACTCGTTGGTATCGTCTGGTCAATGCTAATGGTGGGCATTGTGGTTGGTGCGATTATTAGTGCCAGATTACTGCCAGCACCAGCAACTTGCCAAGAAGCTGTAGGACCAGTCATTTCCTTGTATAACCGCCCCGATCAGTTGGCTTTTTTGCAAACATCAATCAACCGACTATTTTTGTTGATGCCAGCTGCGGTTTTTGGGCTATCTGTGCTGTCAATCGTAGGCATAGAAAAAAAATATTCCCGCTATACCTCCCGTTCTATGCTGGTAAACCGGGAAGATAAAATTACGCTGCCAAGGGCAATCAAAGTATTAACTGCTAGCCGCCAAACTGGCTTATTTTTCACCTTTTTATTGGTAATGACGATCAGCCTGTTTATGCAAGAGGCGGTGATGGAACCCTATGGAGGCGAAGTTTTTGGCATGTGTGTATCTGACACCACAAGACTGAATGCCTTTTGGGGAACTGGGACACTAGTTGGGATCAGTAGTACCGGCTTTTTGATTGTGCCTCGCTTAGGCAAACAAAAAACTGCTCAATTGGGCTGTTTAACGGTTGCTATCAGCTTAGGATTGGTCATAATATCTGGGTTTACTGCTAATCCCCGACTATTGCAGGGTTCATTACTGGTGTTTGGTTTAGCCTCTGGAATCACAACAACAGGAGCGATCAGCTTGATGCTAGATCTAACAGCTGCTGAAACGGCTGGTACCTTTATTGGTGCTTGGGGATTAGCTCAGGCATTGGCACGGGCAGTGGCAACAGTAAGTGGTGGTGCAGTGCTGGATGTGGGTAAACAGCTGTTTTCGCAGCCAGTGCTATCCTATGGCTTAGTGTTTACACTGCAAGCAGTGGGAATGATCTTGGCGATTTGGTTTCTCAGCCGCGTAGATGTGGCAGAATTTCAGACGAATGCCAAGCAAGCGATCGCCTCTGTTCTAGAAAGTGAATTAGATTAA